Part of the Mesotoga infera genome, CAGACCTACGCTAGTCATATTCATCTTTCTAGTAACGATTCTTCTAATGATGCTACCGTACCACGTCTTTCAGAATGAGGCTATCAGCTATACTCAGGAAATCTATTCGGGAATCTTCGAGACATCCGTCGAAAATCTGGGATCTGCTTTGTC contains:
- a CDS encoding diguanylate cyclase, producing MRGFDELRYIRPTLVIFIFLVTILLMMLPYHVFQNEAISYTQEIYSGIFETSVENLGSALS